TTGTTCTTTTACTTGCGACCTGATTTCTTCTGCGAAGGCTTTCCCGTCTATAATTTTTGCCTGACTCATTTTTCCCTTTGTAGTTTGTTTATCTATGCCGGCTATATTAATATTTTTTAACCTTTTTTACAAGGGTTCACTTCCATAATTACGCCGGAACTCCTGCCGTAGTTGAATATTCAAAGTGGACTACCTCATCAGGGTAGACAATGCCGCGAGCCTTATGGCACGCCATAGCGGCTTCCGCAAATCCGTTTAATATCAGCTTCATTTTATTGTCATAGGTGGCTATATCGCCAATTGCAAATATGCCGTCCTGATTGGTCTGTAGCGTTGTGGGATTAACCGATATATGTTTTTTATCAATATTAAGTCCCCAGTTAGCAATAGGTCCAAGCTCCATAGCCAGACCGAAGAAAGGTAGTAAAATATCGGCTTTTAACTCTTTTTCCTCACCCTTTAGCGTTTTAACAATAACCGACTCAAGCTTTCCGTTGTTTCCTTTTAAAGAATCCAGTTGATAAGGGACTACCATATTAACACGACCCTCATCAGCTAATTTTTCCAGTTTATCCTGACTATCGGGAAGGCAACGGAATTTTGGACGACGATGTACTACCGAGACGGATTTTGCTATATCAACCAAAGACAAAACCCAGTCAACGGCAGAATCTCCTCCGCCAGCGATGACTACATTCTTATCACGCATTTCCTCTTTTTTGCCAACCATATAGAAAACACTTTTGCCCTCATATTCTTCTATATCGGCAAGGGGAGGGCGGTTAGGACCAAATGCACCGCAGCCCGCCGCAATTATTATTACCTTACATTGTATTTGCGTGCCTTTACTTGTTGTAACCAGCCAGCCGTCATTATTTTTTGTAACTTCATTCACTGTTTGCGACAGGTGATATTCAGGTTTGAACGGTGATGCCTGTTTTTCAAGGTTTTTTATTAAATCCTCCGCCAATATAGACGGGTGGGCAGGGATATCATAAATCGGCTTTTCAGGGTATAATGCCGTACATTGACCGCCTATAAAATCCAGAGAATCAATTACATGGCATTTCATTTTCATCATGCCTGCTTCAAAAACTGCAAACAGCCCTACGGGTCCGGCTCCAATTATCGTTATATCGGTATTATGAATCATTTTCTTTCCTTTTCGGTATTACTGCCAGTGTCAACCTCGACACACATATATTGTTTTGTTCATTGGTAATTTTTATATCCCATACTTGCGTGGTCCTTCCTATGTGAATCGCTGAAGCTTTGCCTTTTACAACACCTTCGCTAACACTCTTTATGTGATTAGCGTTAATTTCCAACCCCACACACATAAAACCTTCATCACAGGACAAATTACCCGCAACGCTTCCCAAACTCTCGGCTAAAACCACGGAAGCACCGCCATGTAAGATTCCATAAGGCTGAATTGTTCTTTTGTCAACAGGCATAGTGCCGCAAATATAGTCATCACCGACTTCGGTTATCTTTATTCCCAAATGTTCAACCATTGTTCCTATAGAATATCGGTTGATTTGCTCGGGAGAATATTGCCTTTTCCAGATTATCATAAAATTACGCTGCTAATACCTGTCTTTTACCCGAATGGTTAGCTTCGCTTATTATTCCTTCGCTTTCCATCTTATCTATTAAATTGGCTGCCCTGTTATACCCAATCTTCAACTGACGCTGAATATAACTGGTAGAAGCCTTTTTATCCCTTAACACTATTGCTACCGCCTGATCGTATAAATCATCACCGCTATTTGCACCTGCCGCTTCATCTGATGATTCATCGTCCCTTGTTATATCGGTCACATATGAAGGCTTGCCCTGAGCTTTTAAGTGCTTTACAACGTCATCAACTTCCTTATCATCGACAAAAGGTCCGTGAACACGGGTAATACGGCTACCGCCTGCCATATATAACATGTCACCCATGCCAAGCAACTGCTCCGCTCCCATCTCGCCTAATATAGTACGGCTATCAATCCTTGAAGTCACCTGAAAACTGATACGGGTAGGGAAGTTCGCTTTAATAACACCTGTAATAACATCAACCGAAGGTCTTTGAGTTGCCATTACCATATGAATACCTGCGGCACGTGCCATCTGTGCCAGCCTTTGTATTGAAGATTCGATATCCTTACCTGCCGTAAGCATCAAATCCGCCATCTCATCAACTATAACAACGATAAAAGGCAGCTTAGTCATAGCCAATGGCTGCTTTTCAAATGTAGGTTCGCCTGTTTCGGGGTCAAAACCTGTCTGTACAGTGCGTTCAAGCTGCTTTCCTTTGGCGACTGCCTCTTCTATTTTCTTGTTATAGCCAGTTATATTTCTTACACCTACATTGGACATTAATCTGTATCGCTCTTCCATTTCACGAACTGCCCATTTTAGTGCAACAACAGCCTTTTTAGGCTCGGTCACCACAGGCGAAAGCAAATGCGGAATGCCTTCATATACAGATAATTCCAGCATTTTAGGGTCAATCATGATGAACTTGCATTCATCGGGGGTTAGTCTGTAAAGATATGATAATATCATGGCGTTTACCGCTACCGACTTACCCGAACCAGTTGTACCTGCAATCAGCAGGTGGGGCATTCTGGAAAGATCTGCCATAACAGGCTCACCGCCAATATCCTTACCCAGTGCTATAGGCAGCTTGATACGCTCATCACGATATTCTTCACATTCCATTAACTCACGCAAATATACCGTTTCACGGTCGGCGTTAGGCAACTCTATACCTAATATGTTCTTGCCCGGAACAACCGATATCCTTGTCGATACGGCACTCATGGAGCGGGCGATATCGTCAGCCAGACCTATAACCCTTGATGACTTAGTGCCGGGCGAAGGCTCCAACTCATATAAAGTTACTACGGGACCGGGGCGAACTTTTACTATATTGCCTTTTACGCCGAAATCTTCCAATACTTTCTTCAATAGTTTGGCGTTTTGTTCTAAGGATTTTTGATTAACGTTTCTTCCGCCTTTATCGGGTGCTTCGGTAAGCAAATCAAAATCAGGCAATTCAAATTCACCCGGATCTAATCGTAGAGTTTTTTGTTTTACTACTTTTTTCTTCCTTTTCTTTTCCTTCTTCTCTTTAACTTCCACAATATAATCTTCATAATCTTCGGAAGTATCTTCAAAACTACTAATATCAAGTGCAACAGGTTCTTTCTTCATCGACTTTCTGCCAAGATTAACAATCATAAGAATAAATGACGCCGTCAGGTATTTAAGCTTACTTGCAATATAATAAACAATTCCAAAGGTTTTTCTTATCTCGGATAGCCTTATCCCGAACGCAAAATAAGAACAGGTGGCGGCGATAAACGCAAATAAAGATATATAGCCGTATATAGTAAGTATTTCTTCGGATTTGCTAACTAAGTCTCCGAAAAAACCGCCCAGCCCTACATAAAAAGGCCATGTTTCAGGTGCGTTTAGCTTTACTATCAAAGCACTTACGGAAAGTAGTGAAACAAATAAGAATATATTGGTAAACCAGAGGTTAAATCTCTGAGTTTTGAATATAAGCCTTAAAGCAACCGTAATACATGCCATGGGAATTAAAAATGCCGACAGTCCGAAAAACTGATATAGCGGATCGGCTATATAAGCTCCTGCCGTCCCGAAAATATTTTGTACACCGTTGCCGGAGGCACGGTTAAAAGAAGGATCCGAAGCACTAAAGCTTGCTAAAGAGCCAATTAGGAATACCCCTAGAACAAAATATAACAAGGTAGTAATTAACCTTGAATTATTACTGAAAAATTCTTGTACCGCTTTTCTAATCATTTACATAACTATTAGAATATTTGAAAAAATGTTTTATTAGCCACATAATAGTGTAAATATTAGTCTTATTAAAGAAAATTTTAATAGCTGAAAAATTAACGCCCTTATTAAGCATGAACAAAACCAAATCATATAAATTCGGCTTGCTTGCCGAAACAATAGCGGTGATATATTTAAGGCTATGTTTTTATTCTATAATATCCCGCAGGCATAAAACAAAACTAGGTGAGGTTGATATAATTGCAAGACGTGGCAACAATCTTGTATTTATTGAAGTAAAAGCCCGCAAGAAAAAGGATAATGCCTACATAGCATTTACAAAGCACCAGCAAAACAGAATAACCCGAGCGGCACATCTATTTATAGCCAAAAATCCCCGATACTTGCAAACCAATATAAGGTTTGACCTGATATTAGTTTGTCCGTTATTTTTTATAAAGCACATAAAAAATGCTTGGGGTTATTATAAATAGCTTACCTTGCAAGGCTTCTATAATACGGAACTTCATCCTGTGGCGGGTAATATTGTAGCCCGCCAAGTTCCTCTCCTAGTTCTTCCATCTTTTCGGCTCTTTCCTCGCAGCGAAGAATTTGGTATATCCTGTCCAGATAATCCACTCTTGCCTCGGCAGCGTCTATTGCCTCTCCTGCGTCCATATAAGTAGATATATAACCTAGCGGCATCAAAACATTTTTTAGCTTAGGTCCGCGATTCTTGTATGCCACATTGCGATAAAACTCAGCTTCGTTCATCTCAAGCAAAATCTCCTGACATGAAAGCTTCTTATCTTTTTTTTGAAGTGATGCTATTTTTTTTGATTCCTTACCCGAACATGACAGTAAAACCGATGCAAGGGCAATAAGGCACAATGCTTTATTAACCATTTTAACCTCCTAGTGATGTTGATTATTCTTCCCTAAGAGAGATTATTCTATAAAATAGTTTAAAAATGGTTAACAAGTCGTTATTATTAATGCTTTTTTAGCTAGGCAGTTTTTTTGAGAGTGAAAGTTTTGCCGCAATACGGACAGTCAATCTGCCCTTTTTGTCCAATTTCCAAATACACTTTAGGGTGTCCTAAAGAGCCTTTTCCACCATCGCAGCTTACCTTCTTTTTATCAACTTTTACAGTTTCAACCGGCTTCATTTTTTCCTCTTAAATAACAGAACAAATACATTATGATAGCTATATAAAACAAAAAAATGTTTTTGTCAGTTTAAATCATTAAAACACATAAAGATTACCTATGGGGAGTGGTTCAATAAACATAGTTTTTTGCAAATTGCACTGAAATCTTTAATTTTATGTCATGCTGAACTTGTTTCAGCATCTCCAACATGACAAAGAAGATACTGAAATAAATTCAGTATGACAAAATCTATCTATATTGAACACTCTTACCTATGAAATATTAGTTTTCACTTGCTAGCCTGTTACCCCTCATGTATGCTCCTAGGGCTGTATAGTATTTTAAGTTTTCAAGAGTTAGAGTTGTCATCCCCGACTTGTTCGGGGATCTGTATAAATTTAAATGAGATTCCCCTATAATTTTCTACGAAAATTCGGGGGACGACAGCATTGTTGAAAAGTTAAAATACTGTATTTATAAATAAGAATTATGTCATGGGTGAATTTATTTAAGCATCTGAACCTGATGTTTAAAAATTTCGAATCAAATTCGACAGTGACAAAATAAAACACATAGAGGTTATTAAAGTTGAGCCAGAATAACGTTAGAGAAAGTTTAGAAATAAAACCTGTTACTATTGAGCATGAAATGCGGGAGTCATATCTTGATTACGCAATGAGTGTTATAGTAAGCCGTGCGATACCTGATGCTTGTGACGGACTAAAACCTGTTCACAGGCGTATATTGTTCGCAATGAATGAAAGCGGGTGCGACTATAACAAGCCTTACAGAAAATCAGCCCGTATAGTCGGTGAGGTGATGGGTAAATACCACCCGCACGGCGATGCTGCCATTTATCAGTCAATGGTGCGTATGGCTCAGGACTTCTCGTTGAGAGTTCCGCTAATTGACGGTCAGGGTAACTTCGGTTCTATGGACGGCGACTCTGCGGCGGCTATGCGTTATACCGAATCCCGTATGGCAAAAGTAGCACACACACTACTTGTAGATATCGATAAAGATACGGTTAATTTTCAGGATAACTACGACGGCTCGGAAAGAGAGCCGGTTACATTACCCGCACGCTTCCCCAATCTGCTTGTAAACGGGGGAGGGGGTATTGCAGTAGGTATGGCAACAAATATTCCTCCGCACAATCTTGGCGAGG
This DNA window, taken from Alphaproteobacteria bacterium CG11_big_fil_rev_8_21_14_0_20_39_49, encodes the following:
- a CDS encoding ferredoxin--NADP(+) reductase codes for the protein MIHNTDITIIGAGPVGLFAVFEAGMMKMKCHVIDSLDFIGGQCTALYPEKPIYDIPAHPSILAEDLIKNLEKQASPFKPEYHLSQTVNEVTKNNDGWLVTTSKGTQIQCKVIIIAAGCGAFGPNRPPLADIEEYEGKSVFYMVGKKEEMRDKNVVIAGGGDSAVDWVLSLVDIAKSVSVVHRRPKFRCLPDSQDKLEKLADEGRVNMVVPYQLDSLKGNNGKLESVIVKTLKGEEKELKADILLPFFGLAMELGPIANWGLNIDKKHISVNPTTLQTNQDGIFAIGDIATYDNKMKLILNGFAEAAMACHKARGIVYPDEVVHFEYSTTAGVPA
- a CDS encoding esterase, with translation MIIWKRQYSPEQINRYSIGTMVEHLGIKITEVGDDYICGTMPVDKRTIQPYGILHGGASVVLAESLGSVAGNLSCDEGFMCVGLEINANHIKSVSEGVVKGKASAIHIGRTTQVWDIKITNEQNNICVSRLTLAVIPKRKENDS
- a CDS encoding cell division protein FtsK, which gives rise to MIRKAVQEFFSNNSRLITTLLYFVLGVFLIGSLASFSASDPSFNRASGNGVQNIFGTAGAYIADPLYQFFGLSAFLIPMACITVALRLIFKTQRFNLWFTNIFLFVSLLSVSALIVKLNAPETWPFYVGLGGFFGDLVSKSEEILTIYGYISLFAFIAATCSYFAFGIRLSEIRKTFGIVYYIASKLKYLTASFILMIVNLGRKSMKKEPVALDISSFEDTSEDYEDYIVEVKEKKEKKRKKKVVKQKTLRLDPGEFELPDFDLLTEAPDKGGRNVNQKSLEQNAKLLKKVLEDFGVKGNIVKVRPGPVVTLYELEPSPGTKSSRVIGLADDIARSMSAVSTRISVVPGKNILGIELPNADRETVYLRELMECEEYRDERIKLPIALGKDIGGEPVMADLSRMPHLLIAGTTGSGKSVAVNAMILSYLYRLTPDECKFIMIDPKMLELSVYEGIPHLLSPVVTEPKKAVVALKWAVREMEERYRLMSNVGVRNITGYNKKIEEAVAKGKQLERTVQTGFDPETGEPTFEKQPLAMTKLPFIVVIVDEMADLMLTAGKDIESSIQRLAQMARAAGIHMVMATQRPSVDVITGVIKANFPTRISFQVTSRIDSRTILGEMGAEQLLGMGDMLYMAGGSRITRVHGPFVDDKEVDDVVKHLKAQGKPSYVTDITRDDESSDEAAGANSGDDLYDQAVAIVLRDKKASTSYIQRQLKIGYNRAANLIDKMESEGIISEANHSGKRQVLAA
- a CDS encoding zinc-finger domain-containing protein, which translates into the protein MKPVETVKVDKKKVSCDGGKGSLGHPKVYLEIGQKGQIDCPYCGKTFTLKKTA